In Onthophagus taurus isolate NC chromosome 6, IU_Otau_3.0, whole genome shotgun sequence, a genomic segment contains:
- the LOC111424708 gene encoding neprilysin-2 isoform X2, with amino-acid sequence MVLNRIHYIVFRTKSELDLNPTWWKRRTSMERILMLSGILVGLIAVSLAVALGIVLCKSRDISETGALYNAEALNGNTIIEAYPGSNKEHKTKVCLTPGCIHTASKVLETIDESVDPCDDFYDFACGNFVKKTNIPDDKSSVTTFSVISDLLQEQLRTMIEEPIRKDEPKPFVLTKKLYRACMNKTLIEKDGLKTIKGIVNELGGWPVLEGDKFKDQEFDWRQTIYKFRKSGYSVDYLIDFSVAIDLKNSTKRVIDLDQASLGLRREFLIKGVEDKLVKAYYDYMVDIAVIFGANKTNAEKELKESLDFEIKLANISLPNEKRRNASALYNPMTVSELQSKYPIVNWKEYFNVLLAPDTKVDDNEVVIVSIPKYLKDFDDLIKNTSKRTQANYLLWRAVASSVSYLNDELRNRQLQYHTIATGKTERASRWKECIEIAAGSLGNAAGALYVRKYFNEDARQNAIKMVKDIRTEFVEIVKKVDWMDEKSRKRALEKAQAMSTHIAYPDELLDDKILEKFYQDLELDSEKYLMSVINLTQFATRFSFNRLRQPVNKTDWITHGRPAIVNAFYSAIENSIQFPAGILQGVFFSNDRPKYMNYGAIGFVIGHEITHGFDDQGRQFDKDGNLVDWWEPETQQSFVKKAQCIIDQYSNFTVPELGINLNGINTQGENIADNGGIKEAYFAYERWVKKHGEEPKLPGLKYNGRQMFWLSMASVWCARTRLEEMRQLVVADEHAPDKFRVVGTVSNMREFAKDFNCRLGSKMNPKHKCQLW; translated from the exons ATGGTGTTAAATCGAATCCATTACATCGTCTTCAGGACAAAATCCGAATTGGACCT aAACCCAACATGGTGGAAACGGAGGACAAGTATGGAAAGAATCTTAATGTTAAGTGGAATCCTGGTTGGTTTAATTGCAGTATCGTTAGCTGTAGCCTTGGGAATAGTACTATGCAAAAGTCGAGATATTTCAGAAACAG GTGCCCTTTATAATGCAGAGGCGCTCAACGGCAACACAATCATTGAAGCTTATCCCGGAAGTAATAAAGAACACAAAACAAAGGTGTGTTTAACACCGGGATGTATTCACACAGCATCAAAAGTTTTGGAAACTATCGATGAATCCGTTGATCCATGCGATGATTTTTACGATTTCGCCTGCGGAAATTTCGTGAAAAAAACCAACATCCCCGATGATAAATCTTCAGTGACCACGTTTAGCGTAATCAGCGATTTACTCCAAGAACAATTAAGAACGATGATTGAAGAGCCAATACGAAAAGATGAACCTAAACCTTTCGTTTTAACCAAGAAGTTATACAGAGCTTGTATGAATAAAACCCTCATTGAAAAAGACggtttaaaaacaattaaaggaATCGTGAATGAGTTAGGGGGATGGCCCGTACTCGAAGGAGATAAATTCAAAGATCAAGAATTTGATTGGAGACaaactatttataaatttagaaaatctGGGTATAGCGTTGATTATCTCATTGATTTCTCAGTAGCTATTGATCTTAAAAATTCAACGAAACGCGTTATtgat ttgGATCAAGCATCTTTGGGACTAAGacgcgaatttttaataaaaggagTCGAAGATAAATTAGTGAAAGCTTATTACGACTACATGGTTGATATAGCAGTTATTTTTGGGGCAAACAAAACCAACGCCGAAAAAGAACTTAAGGAATCGCTCGATTTCGAAATCAAACTAGCTAAT ATTTCACTTCCAAACGAAAAACGACGAAACGCTTCCGCTTTGTACAATCCGATGACCGTTTCCGAACTTCAATCCAAATATCCGATTGTTAATTGGAAGGAATACTTTAACGTTCTTTTGGCGCCCGATACAAAAGTTGATGATAACGAAGTGGTTATCGTTAGTATTCCGAAATATCTCAAAGATTTCGatgatttaataaagaatacttCGAAAAG aacGCAAGCTAATTATTTACTTTGGAGAGCCGTCGCTTCATCTGTATCTTATTTAAACGACGAATTAAGAAATAGGCAACTTCAATATCACACAATAGCAACTGGAAAGACTGAGAGGGCTTCGAGATGGAAGGAATGTATTGAAATTGCAGCAGgaag tttagGAAATGCTGCCGGTGCTTTATAcgtaagaaaatattttaatgaagacGCAAGACAAAATGCAATCAAAATGGTGAAAGATATCAGAACGGAGTTTGTTGAAATTGTGAAAAAAGTTGATTGGATGGATGAGAAATCGAGAAAAAGAGCGTTGGAGAAAGCTCAAGCGATGTCAACACATATTGCTTATCCGGATGAGTTATTAGATGATAAGATTCTGGAGAAATTTTATCAAGAT ttgGAGTTAGATTCGGAAAAATACTTAATGTCTGTTAttaatttaacccaatttGCAACGAGATTTTCTTTCAACCGTTTAAGACAACCAGTTAATAAAACCGATTGGATTACTCACGGAAGACCAGCGATTGTAAACGCTTTTTATTCAGCAATCGAAAACAGCATCC AATTTCCCGCTGGAATTTTACAAGGAGTTTTCTTCAGCAATGATCGTCCGAAATATATGAACTACGGCGCAATAGGATTCGTAATAGGTCACGAAATCACTCATGGTTTCGACGATCAGGGTCGGCAATTCGACAAGGACGGAAATTTGGTGGACTGGTGGGAACCGGAAACGCAACAATCGTTTGTAAAGAAGGCACAGTGCATCATCGATCAATACAGCAATTTTACCGTACCGGAACTTGGAATAAAC TTAAACGGCATTAACACGCAAGGCGAGAACATTGCTGATAACGGTGGAATAAAAGAGGCGTATTTCGCTTATGAACGTTGGGTAAAGAAGCACGGTGAAGAACCGAAACTACCCGGTTTGAAGTACAACGGACGACAAATGTTTTGGCTGTCGATGGCGAGCGTTTGGTGCGCAAGAACCCGATTAGAAGAGATGAGGCAACTAGTCGTAGCCGACGAACACGCCCCGGACAAATTCCGCGTTGTAGGAACCGTTAGTAACATGCGCGAATTCGCCAAAGATTTTAATTGTCGTCTCGGCTCAAAAATGAACCCGAAACATAAGTGCCAACTGTGGTAG
- the LOC111424708 gene encoding neprilysin-2 isoform X1 gives MVLNRIHYIVFRTKSELDLNPTWWKRRTSMERILMLSGILVGLIAVSLAVALGIVLCKSRDISETGALYNAEALNGNTIIEAYPGSNKEHKTKVCLTPGCIHTASKVLETIDESVDPCDDFYDFACGNFVKKTNIPDDKSSVTTFSVISDLLQEQLRTMIEEPIRKDEPKPFVLTKKLYRACMNKTLIEKDGLKTIKGIVNELGGWPVLEGDKFKDQEFDWRQTIYKFRKSGYSVDYLIDFSVAIDLKNSTKRVIDLDQASLGLRREFLIKGVEDKLVKAYYDYMVDIAVIFGANKTNAEKELKESLDFEIKLANISLPNEKRRNASALYNPMTVSELQSKYPIVNWKEYFNVLLAPDTKVDDNEVVIVSIPKYLKDFDDLIKNTSKRTQANYLLWRAVASSVSYLNDELRNRQLQYHTIATGKTERASRWKECIEIAAGSLGNAAGALYVRKYFNEDARQNAIKMVKDIRTEFVEIVKKVDWMDEKSRKRALEKAQAMSTHIAYPDELLDDKILEKFYQDLELDSEKYLMSVINLTQFATRFSFNRLRQPVNKTDWITHGRPAIVNAFYSAIENSIQFPAGILQGVFFSNDRPKYMNYGAIGFVIGHEITHGFDDQGRQFDKDGNLVDWWEPETQQSFVKKAQCIIDQYSNFTVPELGINLKGVNTQGENIADNGGIKEAYYAYEAWMKRTNTTEPQLPGLNYTPKQMFWLSAAATWCSKYRKEALKVRVLTSLHSPGRQRVIGPLRNLKEFSRDFNCPLGSPMNPELKCTVW, from the exons ATGGTGTTAAATCGAATCCATTACATCGTCTTCAGGACAAAATCCGAATTGGACCT aAACCCAACATGGTGGAAACGGAGGACAAGTATGGAAAGAATCTTAATGTTAAGTGGAATCCTGGTTGGTTTAATTGCAGTATCGTTAGCTGTAGCCTTGGGAATAGTACTATGCAAAAGTCGAGATATTTCAGAAACAG GTGCCCTTTATAATGCAGAGGCGCTCAACGGCAACACAATCATTGAAGCTTATCCCGGAAGTAATAAAGAACACAAAACAAAGGTGTGTTTAACACCGGGATGTATTCACACAGCATCAAAAGTTTTGGAAACTATCGATGAATCCGTTGATCCATGCGATGATTTTTACGATTTCGCCTGCGGAAATTTCGTGAAAAAAACCAACATCCCCGATGATAAATCTTCAGTGACCACGTTTAGCGTAATCAGCGATTTACTCCAAGAACAATTAAGAACGATGATTGAAGAGCCAATACGAAAAGATGAACCTAAACCTTTCGTTTTAACCAAGAAGTTATACAGAGCTTGTATGAATAAAACCCTCATTGAAAAAGACggtttaaaaacaattaaaggaATCGTGAATGAGTTAGGGGGATGGCCCGTACTCGAAGGAGATAAATTCAAAGATCAAGAATTTGATTGGAGACaaactatttataaatttagaaaatctGGGTATAGCGTTGATTATCTCATTGATTTCTCAGTAGCTATTGATCTTAAAAATTCAACGAAACGCGTTATtgat ttgGATCAAGCATCTTTGGGACTAAGacgcgaatttttaataaaaggagTCGAAGATAAATTAGTGAAAGCTTATTACGACTACATGGTTGATATAGCAGTTATTTTTGGGGCAAACAAAACCAACGCCGAAAAAGAACTTAAGGAATCGCTCGATTTCGAAATCAAACTAGCTAAT ATTTCACTTCCAAACGAAAAACGACGAAACGCTTCCGCTTTGTACAATCCGATGACCGTTTCCGAACTTCAATCCAAATATCCGATTGTTAATTGGAAGGAATACTTTAACGTTCTTTTGGCGCCCGATACAAAAGTTGATGATAACGAAGTGGTTATCGTTAGTATTCCGAAATATCTCAAAGATTTCGatgatttaataaagaatacttCGAAAAG aacGCAAGCTAATTATTTACTTTGGAGAGCCGTCGCTTCATCTGTATCTTATTTAAACGACGAATTAAGAAATAGGCAACTTCAATATCACACAATAGCAACTGGAAAGACTGAGAGGGCTTCGAGATGGAAGGAATGTATTGAAATTGCAGCAGgaag tttagGAAATGCTGCCGGTGCTTTATAcgtaagaaaatattttaatgaagacGCAAGACAAAATGCAATCAAAATGGTGAAAGATATCAGAACGGAGTTTGTTGAAATTGTGAAAAAAGTTGATTGGATGGATGAGAAATCGAGAAAAAGAGCGTTGGAGAAAGCTCAAGCGATGTCAACACATATTGCTTATCCGGATGAGTTATTAGATGATAAGATTCTGGAGAAATTTTATCAAGAT ttgGAGTTAGATTCGGAAAAATACTTAATGTCTGTTAttaatttaacccaatttGCAACGAGATTTTCTTTCAACCGTTTAAGACAACCAGTTAATAAAACCGATTGGATTACTCACGGAAGACCAGCGATTGTAAACGCTTTTTATTCAGCAATCGAAAACAGCATCC AATTTCCCGCTGGAATTTTACAAGGAGTTTTCTTCAGCAATGATCGTCCGAAATATATGAACTACGGCGCAATAGGATTCGTAATAGGTCACGAAATCACTCATGGTTTCGACGATCAGGGTCGGCAATTCGACAAGGACGGAAATTTGGTGGACTGGTGGGAACCGGAAACGCAACAATCGTTTGTAAAGAAGGCACAGTGCATCATCGATCAATACAGCAATTTTACCGTACCGGAACTTGGAATAAAC ttaaaaggTGTAAACACTCAAGGTGAAAACATTGCTGATAACGGCGGAATAAAAGAGGCTTATTATGCTTACGAAGCGTGGATGAAAAGAACAAATACAACGGAACCTCAACTTCCTGGTTTAAATTACACCCCAAAACAAATGTTTTGGTTATCCGCCGCAGCTACTTGGTGCTCAAAATATCGAAAGGAAGCTTTGAAAGTACGCGTTTTAACCAGTTTGCATT
- the LOC111424870 gene encoding golgin subfamily A member 6-like protein 25: MLKLVALAAILCVVSALDFNWKQPPPATHDNWVATIKRQNHHEANHHDPDSYLWKKAKWDAIKKLLWELWWNKKLSSLKKSLEKAHQYKAHHPPPKKPQIYHQVHKPQIHHGNIWKQSVENANIKTQPHQHGYYQWVKVGPRKEMKKQNEHVDEHLQREDKEEKHERRKQYHEQRQEQMQPKQEQEQEGRWVWTQQQQKEAQKMNPEDQKYQQEFFDWVQQQHEKKMQEQNQKTNQKTPTQYEYRYERKQEEPKQEERKQEKQPEEKQQEYRYEQRYEMVEEEPKQEQKSQPEMQENYNWQNWQPQKLEQNNEHQIKEEEVRQRERQQKQQEEQHYRRMQKQRQEEEEEKQYQEQRKQQQEQRKQQQEKQRQQQQERQRKQEEEERYQREQQQLQQERERLQEEREKLQQEREKQQQEAQRRKQEEEEQYERQQRRKEQEEKRQRQEQRKQQQERERQEEENRQRKQEEAQQRYREEKRREQEQQQQREEAKQQQEYQRKQQEEMEREKEQQVGRQYHQQEERQKQQPQSYSWINWNGVVSEGHQRNEEQQKEREDNAEQQERQSQRGQEHQSEREQEHQQERQYQRVEKSQRERQDEVQGGQHQQPESYSWINWNGVVSEGHQRNDGEQQKERENNGGQQEHQSQRGQEHQSEREQEHQSEREQENQSQRKQENQQQRQHQQDEREYQQPQKQQTEEENREQNHQSSEEIQEERSQEQNNKENQNRRTEKQESNREEKEEEGEDEDGNWKWIMEDWTPNWFKDFKDSYSSNENERKQGDGEEEEGSEYNSGSQEGNSNEQEGEEEEREEKNDGDRKKRRGKREIMIDDEEQWKWMKEMMGEQLQKASELRRTRDVDGDGTYKLRILKKTADRAEDGLKLEVRRGVSVTRRNAENPAAKAFSWYHGGNED; this comes from the coding sequence ATGCTGAAACTAGTCGCTTTAGCAGCGATACTCTGTGTAGTCAGTGCGCTAGACTTCAATTGGAAGCAACCCCCGCCAGCTACTCACGACAATTGGGTTGCAACAATCAAGAGGCAAAATCATCATGAAGCGAATCATCACGACCCCGATTCTTATTTATGGAAGAAAGCTAAATGGGatgccataaaaaaattgttatgggAGTTATGGTGGAATAAAAAGTTAAGCAGTCTTAAGAAAAGTCTTGAAAAAGCTCATCAATATAAAGCACATCATCCTCCACCAAAAAAACCACAAATATATCACCAAGTACATAAACCACAAATTCATCATGGTAATATTTGGAAACAAAGCGTTGAAAATGCAAATATAAAAACGCAACCTCATCAACACGGATATTATCAATGGGTGAAGGTGGGGCCGCGGAAAGAGATGAAAAAGCAGAATGAACACGTAGATGAACATCTCCAACGCGaagataaagaagaaaaacacGAACGAAGGAAGCAATATCACGAACAACGTCAAGAACAGATGCAACCTAAGCAAGAACAAGAACAAGAAGGTCGTTGGGTATGGACGCAGCAGCAACAGAAGGAAGCTCAAAAAATGAATCCTGAAGATCAAAAATACCAACAAGAATTTTTCGATTGGGTACAACAACAGcacgaaaaaaaaatgcaggaacaaaatcaaaaaacgaATCAGAAAACTCCTACACAATATGAGTATCGATATGAAAGAAAACAAGAAGAACCTAAACAAGAAGAACGTAAACAAGAAAAACAACCTGAAGAGAAACAACAAGAATATCGTTACGAGCAACGTTATGAAATGGTGGAGGAAGAACCGAAACAAGAACAAAAATCACAACCAGAAATGCAAGAAAATTATAACTGGCAAAATTGGCAACCACAAAAACTTGAACAAAATAACGAACATCAAATAAAGGAAGAAGAGGTGCGTCAACGCGAACGTCAACAGAAACAACAAGAAGAACAACATTATCGTCGTATGCAAAAACAACgtcaagaagaagaagaagaaaagcaATATCAAGAACAAAGAAAGCAACAACAAGAACAAAGAAAACAGCAACAAGAAAAACAACGTCAACAACAACAAGAACGTCAACGTaaacaagaagaagaagaacgaTATCAACGCGAACAACAACAGTTGCAACAAGAACGGGAAAGATTACAAGAAGAACGagaaaaattgcaacaagaaaGAGAAAAGCAACAACAAGAAGCGCAACGACGaaaacaagaagaagaagaacaataCGAACGTCAACAAAGACGAAAAGAGCAAGAAGAAAAAAGGCAACGGCAGGAACAAAGGAAGCAACAACAGGAAAGAGAACgtcaagaagaagaaaatcGTCAAAGAAAACAAGAAGAAGCTCAACAACGTTATCGGGAAGAGAAACGGAGGGAACAAGAACAGCAACAGCAACGTGAAGAAGCGAAACAACAACAAGAATATCAAAGAAAACAGCAAGAAGAGATGGAACGAGAAAAAGAGCAACAAGTTGGAAGACAATATCATCAACAAGAAGAACGTCAAAAACAACAACCACAAAGTTATAGTTGGATAAATTGGAATGGTGTAGTATCAGAAGGGCATCAACGGAATGAagaacaacaaaaagaaaGGGAAGATAATGCAGAGCAACAAGAACGTCAATCACAAAGAGGACAAGAACATCAATCAGAAAGAGAACAAGAACATCAACAAGAGCGACAATATCAACGTGTTGAAAAGTCGCAAAGAGAAAGACAGGATGAAGTACAAGGAGGACAACATCAACAACCTGAAAGTTATAGTTGGATAAATTGGAATGGTGTAGTATCAGAAGGACATCAACGGAATGATGGGGAACAACAAAAGGAAAGGGAAAATAATGGAGGACAACAAGAACATCAATCACAAAGAGGACAAGAGCATCAATCAGAAAGAGAACAAGAGCATCAATCAGAAAGAGAACAAGAAAATCAATCAcaaagaaaacaagaaaatcaaCAACAAAGACAACATCAACAAGATGAACGAGAATATCAACAACCACAAAAACAACAAACCGAGGAAGAAAATAGAGAACAAAATCATCAAAGTTCTGAAGAAATACAAGAAGAACGTtctcaagaacaaaacaataaagaaaatcaaaatcgtCGAACTGAAAAACAAGAAAGTAACcgagaagaaaaagaagaagaaggtgAAGATGAAGATGGTAATTGGAAATGGATTATGGAAGATTGGACACCAAATTggtttaaagattttaaagattCCTATTCATCgaatgaaaatgaaagaaaacaaGGTGATGGAGAAGAAGAGGAAGGATCGGAATACAATAGTGGAAGTCAAGAAGGGAATAGTAACGAACAAGAAGGTGAAGAGGAAGAGAgggaagaaaaaaatgatggGGATCGAAAAAAGCGTCGGGGAAAACGAGAAATAATGATTGATGATGAAGAACAATGGAAATGGATGAAGGAAATGATGGGTGAACAATTACAAAAAGCGTCTGAATTGCGCCGTACGAGAGATGTAGATGGAGACGGAACGTATAAATTAAGAATCTTGAAAAAAACTGCTGATAGAGCAGAGGATGGTCTTAAATTAGAAGTGCGAAGAGGTGTTTCGGTAACCAGGCGTAACGCGGAGAATCCTGCAGCGAAGGCCTTTAGTTGGTATCATGGTGGAAACGAAGATTAA
- the LOC111424708 gene encoding neprilysin-2 isoform X3, producing the protein MTTGVKQTVIKNPTWWKRRTSMERILMLSGILVGLIAVSLAVALGIVLCKSRDISETGALYNAEALNGNTIIEAYPGSNKEHKTKVCLTPGCIHTASKVLETIDESVDPCDDFYDFACGNFVKKTNIPDDKSSVTTFSVISDLLQEQLRTMIEEPIRKDEPKPFVLTKKLYRACMNKTLIEKDGLKTIKGIVNELGGWPVLEGDKFKDQEFDWRQTIYKFRKSGYSVDYLIDFSVAIDLKNSTKRVIDLDQASLGLRREFLIKGVEDKLVKAYYDYMVDIAVIFGANKTNAEKELKESLDFEIKLANISLPNEKRRNASALYNPMTVSELQSKYPIVNWKEYFNVLLAPDTKVDDNEVVIVSIPKYLKDFDDLIKNTSKRTQANYLLWRAVASSVSYLNDELRNRQLQYHTIATGKTERASRWKECIEIAAGSLGNAAGALYVRKYFNEDARQNAIKMVKDIRTEFVEIVKKVDWMDEKSRKRALEKAQAMSTHIAYPDELLDDKILEKFYQDLELDSEKYLMSVINLTQFATRFSFNRLRQPVNKTDWITHGRPAIVNAFYSAIENSIQFPAGILQGVFFSNDRPKYMNYGAIGFVIGHEITHGFDDQGRQFDKDGNLVDWWEPETQQSFVKKAQCIIDQYSNFTVPELGINLKGVNTQGENIADNGGIKEAYYAYEAWMKRTNTTEPQLPGLNYTPKQMFWLSAAATWCSKYRKEALKVRVLTSLHSPGRQRVIGPLRNLKEFSRDFNCPLGSPMNPELKCTVW; encoded by the exons atgacgaCAGGGGTGAAACAGACCGTTATAaa aAACCCAACATGGTGGAAACGGAGGACAAGTATGGAAAGAATCTTAATGTTAAGTGGAATCCTGGTTGGTTTAATTGCAGTATCGTTAGCTGTAGCCTTGGGAATAGTACTATGCAAAAGTCGAGATATTTCAGAAACAG GTGCCCTTTATAATGCAGAGGCGCTCAACGGCAACACAATCATTGAAGCTTATCCCGGAAGTAATAAAGAACACAAAACAAAGGTGTGTTTAACACCGGGATGTATTCACACAGCATCAAAAGTTTTGGAAACTATCGATGAATCCGTTGATCCATGCGATGATTTTTACGATTTCGCCTGCGGAAATTTCGTGAAAAAAACCAACATCCCCGATGATAAATCTTCAGTGACCACGTTTAGCGTAATCAGCGATTTACTCCAAGAACAATTAAGAACGATGATTGAAGAGCCAATACGAAAAGATGAACCTAAACCTTTCGTTTTAACCAAGAAGTTATACAGAGCTTGTATGAATAAAACCCTCATTGAAAAAGACggtttaaaaacaattaaaggaATCGTGAATGAGTTAGGGGGATGGCCCGTACTCGAAGGAGATAAATTCAAAGATCAAGAATTTGATTGGAGACaaactatttataaatttagaaaatctGGGTATAGCGTTGATTATCTCATTGATTTCTCAGTAGCTATTGATCTTAAAAATTCAACGAAACGCGTTATtgat ttgGATCAAGCATCTTTGGGACTAAGacgcgaatttttaataaaaggagTCGAAGATAAATTAGTGAAAGCTTATTACGACTACATGGTTGATATAGCAGTTATTTTTGGGGCAAACAAAACCAACGCCGAAAAAGAACTTAAGGAATCGCTCGATTTCGAAATCAAACTAGCTAAT ATTTCACTTCCAAACGAAAAACGACGAAACGCTTCCGCTTTGTACAATCCGATGACCGTTTCCGAACTTCAATCCAAATATCCGATTGTTAATTGGAAGGAATACTTTAACGTTCTTTTGGCGCCCGATACAAAAGTTGATGATAACGAAGTGGTTATCGTTAGTATTCCGAAATATCTCAAAGATTTCGatgatttaataaagaatacttCGAAAAG aacGCAAGCTAATTATTTACTTTGGAGAGCCGTCGCTTCATCTGTATCTTATTTAAACGACGAATTAAGAAATAGGCAACTTCAATATCACACAATAGCAACTGGAAAGACTGAGAGGGCTTCGAGATGGAAGGAATGTATTGAAATTGCAGCAGgaag tttagGAAATGCTGCCGGTGCTTTATAcgtaagaaaatattttaatgaagacGCAAGACAAAATGCAATCAAAATGGTGAAAGATATCAGAACGGAGTTTGTTGAAATTGTGAAAAAAGTTGATTGGATGGATGAGAAATCGAGAAAAAGAGCGTTGGAGAAAGCTCAAGCGATGTCAACACATATTGCTTATCCGGATGAGTTATTAGATGATAAGATTCTGGAGAAATTTTATCAAGAT ttgGAGTTAGATTCGGAAAAATACTTAATGTCTGTTAttaatttaacccaatttGCAACGAGATTTTCTTTCAACCGTTTAAGACAACCAGTTAATAAAACCGATTGGATTACTCACGGAAGACCAGCGATTGTAAACGCTTTTTATTCAGCAATCGAAAACAGCATCC AATTTCCCGCTGGAATTTTACAAGGAGTTTTCTTCAGCAATGATCGTCCGAAATATATGAACTACGGCGCAATAGGATTCGTAATAGGTCACGAAATCACTCATGGTTTCGACGATCAGGGTCGGCAATTCGACAAGGACGGAAATTTGGTGGACTGGTGGGAACCGGAAACGCAACAATCGTTTGTAAAGAAGGCACAGTGCATCATCGATCAATACAGCAATTTTACCGTACCGGAACTTGGAATAAAC ttaaaaggTGTAAACACTCAAGGTGAAAACATTGCTGATAACGGCGGAATAAAAGAGGCTTATTATGCTTACGAAGCGTGGATGAAAAGAACAAATACAACGGAACCTCAACTTCCTGGTTTAAATTACACCCCAAAACAAATGTTTTGGTTATCCGCCGCAGCTACTTGGTGCTCAAAATATCGAAAGGAAGCTTTGAAAGTACGCGTTTTAACCAGTTTGCATT